TTCAATACCCGGAGCATCTCACGCAATCCCTGTTCCCGCTCCACCACGTTACGGATCCCGAACGCAATAGTGATTGCGTCAAAACTGCAATTCGGATGCGGTATCGCCTCACAGGGAGCATTCACCAGCATAATACGCTTTCCCAGATTTGACTGGTTGAGTTTCTTTTGCCCATGAACCAGCATCCCCTGGGTAAAATCTTCTCCGACAATTCTGACTGAAGCATCGGTGTTTGCGGCGATTTCAAGGGCAACGTCACAGGTGCCGGTCGCGATATCAAGCACCCGGCCATCCACTGGTATATGTAATTGAGATACGGCGAAGCGACGCCAACGACGATCAATGCCGAATGAGAGTAGACGGTTGAGCAGATCATAGCGGGGTGCTATGGTGTCGAACATCTTACGCACACCACGTCCCTTGTCGGACAGTTCAAACATAATTAAGATGTCTCCTGAAAAATCAATCGTACGGCCCGTTTTTTTATCACAGGCTGTCGCAGCAGGCCACAAAAAGATCATGATCAAATCAATGACACATAACCTATCTCCCCTGCTGGTAAGTGCAGCCATAATAATAGTAGATGGAAAAGTTCTCATCACGCGCCGCCCGGAAGAGAAGCCTCATGGCGGATTCTGGGAGTTCCCAGGCGGGAAAATTGAGCCCGGCGAATCACCCGCCAGCGCCCTGCAGCGGGAAATTTTCGAAGAGTTGGGGCTTCAAATTGAAGTTAAACAGATCTTCGACGCCCTGTACCATGTCTATAGCTGGGGCAGTGTCCTAATTCTGGCTTACCATTGCCAGATTCTTGGCGGAACTCCACGCAATATTGAAGTCTCCGAACACCGTTGGGTTTCCCTTCTAGATTTGCACCTATTCAAACTGCTCCCCGCAGATGCCCCCTTGGTCAAAAAACTTCAACATCTAAGCTAAACAAACACAACTTCCATCTTGCAATTGATGTTTCACCTGGTAAACCTATATCTAGCTCACCAAAACGCATAATTTAAATCGATCATCTCGGAAAGATTGTCGGCCGAATCAACCGTATCCAGAAGAGGCGTTTCCTTAAAAGTGAGAATACTTCAATCATGACCTCTATTGTCCTAAATATCTCCCAATTCTACAACCAAAAACACGGTCATCATTTTTATAATGGGCCTGATAAATCTCTTCTATAATACATCAGATAACACTGTTATTTTATAACTTAAAGCTCATCTAGGCCAATAATTCAAAACCTTTAAACTACCCTAACTATTAGGGTTAATAGGTATTTTTACGCCAAACTAAGGTGAACAAAATTTTTATTGACAAAAATAAAACGCTGTATTAGTTTCTATCGGAGTTAAAGGCATGAACGCATGTTCTACATTTGATAAAATTATAATCACAAAAGGAGCCTCCGATTGCCGCCACGCCAAAAAGAGTCCTATTCAATCCAATCGGTTGATAACGCTCTCGACGTGCTCGAAGCTCTTTGTGAAGAGGGTGAAGAAGTTCGTATCTCCCAACTCAGTGAACGCCTCGGCATGAACAAAACCAGCATCTTTCGCCTGCTGGCAACCTTTGAAAACCGCGGTTACGTAGAAAAAGAGCCAAGATCCGGTAAATATAAATTGGGAATTTCGGCCTACGAAATGGGCCAAAAATTTCTTTCATGTATGGGTCTGTTACGCAATGCCAAACCCGTCATTGAACGCTTGGCCCGTGAATGCAATGAAGCACTCTATCTGGCAGTCCCTCGTGGCAACGAAATCCTTATGCTCGATATGGTCGACACCTTGCAGCAGGTCAAAATTATACCTCTGGTCGGCAACCGCTATCCAGTTACCACAGTCTCAGCCGGCCTGGTTATTTTGGCAAACAGCGAAGCACACCGCAGAAACTGCAATTGCGAAGAACTTTCAGCTATCTCCGTCACGCTACCCGAAATACTTAAAAACGGCGGATATATTGACCGGGGCGTCATGGGTGAAGGCATCACGTCACTATCTGTCCCTATCATAGACGCTCAGGGAAATGTCCCGGGTAGCCTGTGCATGGTCGGCCCGGAATTCAGACTGACGCCTAAAAAGATTAAAGAAACTTATCTACCTCAACTAATTGAAGCTGGGGTCGTTATCTCATCCAAGCTAGGTTATGTCGGACATTTTATCAGCAAAGATTCATACAGATAAGATTTTCAACTTGTAACGTGAGGAAAGGAGGCAGCCGAAGAATCAGACTGGCTACCTGGCCCGGCAGGATTCCGGACCAAAGCAGTTCAACCTGTGTTTGTTGTTGAAACTAAATCATGCAAGAAAAAGAGAGAGGAGACTTTATGCAACACGATTCAGCAGGATATTGGAAAGCGACTCTGGGTCTGATCAGAAATGTTTTGATCGTCTGGTTTGTCGTCTCTTATGGCTTCGGCATTCTGTTGGCACCAGCCCTCAACAGTATCCACATCGGTGGATATCCTTTGGGTTTCTGGTTCGCGCAACAGGGTTCAATGTACGTTTTCGTGGCGCTCATCTTCATCTATGCGAAGCTGATGGGTAATATCGACAAAAAATTCGACGTTCACGAAGATTAAGGGAGGATTACTAACATGAGTTTACAGGCAACTACATATCTGTTCGTTGGTTTGAGCTTCGCGCTCTACATCGGCATCGCCGTCTGGGCCCGCGCTGGCAGCACCAAAGAATTCTACGCTGCGGGTGGTAACGTTCACCCGGTTATGAACGGAATGGCGACCGGCGCTGACTGGATGTCTGCCGCTTCCTTTATCTCCATGGCCGGATTGATCTCCAATATGGGCTACGGTGGCGCGCTTTTCCTCATGGGTTGGACAGGTGGCTATGTCCTGCTCGCCATGCTGCTTGCCCCTTATCTGCGTAAGTTTGGTAAGTTTACGGTTCCACAGTTCTTCGGCACCCGTTACTACTCAAAAGGGGCCAGCACGGTCGCCGTTTTCTGTCTGTTGGCAGCGTCATTGACCTACATCATCGGCCAGATGACCGGTGTCGGGGTTGCTTTCTCCCGTTTCCTCGGGGTTTCGAACTCCACCGGGATCTATATCGGCATGGCTATCGTCTTCTGCTACGCCGTTTTCGGCGGCATGAAGGGGATCACCTACACCCAGGTAGCCCAGTACTGCGTTCTGATCCTGGCCTACACGGTTCCGGCGATCTTTATTTCACTGCAACTGACCGGCAACCCGATTCCGCAGCTCGGTCTTGGTTCCGACATGGTCGGTTCCAGTGTCAGCCTGTTGCACAAGCTTGACCTGATTTCAACTGACCTTGGTTTTGCGCAGTACACCACCCACATCCGTATCAGCATGCTGAACACCTTTGTTTACACCGTCTCGCTGATGATCGGTACCGCAGGACTGCCACACGTTATCATGCGCTTCTTTACCGTCCCTAGCGTTAAGGATGCCCGTTCATCTGCTGGCTGGGCGCTGGTCTTCATTGCCATTCTCTATACCACGGCCCCGGCCGTTGCCGCGATGGCACGGATGAACCTGCTCAAGACTGTCAACCCGACCATCATGACTAACGGTGATGTTTTCGCTCCCGACGCTCAGATTGAGCATGCGAAGCGTCCCGACTGGATGACTCGCTGGGAAGTTACCGGTCTCTTGAAATTCAAGGATTTGAACGGTGACGGCCGCATTCAGTATTACAACGACAAGAATACAGACCCCGCGTTCCAGGCCAAGGTTGCTGCTGCAGGCTGGAAGGGAAGCGAACTGTCGGTTAACCAGGACATAATCGTTCTGGCCAACCCTGAGATCGCGCTCTTGCCGAACTGGGTTATTGCGCTGGTCGCAGCTGGTGGTCTGGCTGCAGCGCTCTCAACGGCTGCCGGTCTGCTGCTCGCTATCTCTTCGGCGATCTCACATGACTTGCTTAAAGAAAAATTTATGCCTGACCTGACCGAAAAAGGTGAGCTGATGGCCGGCAAAATTTCCATGGCCGTCGCTATTGTTGTTGCTGGTCTCCTCGGCCTGCATCCCCCGGGATTCGCAGCCGGAACTGTAGCCATCGCTTTCGGTCTGGCTGCCAGTTCAATCTTCCCGGCCCTGATGATGGGTATCTTCAGCAAGACCATGAATAAGCATGGAGCCATCGCCGGGATGATCGCCGGAATCGGTGTGACCATGTTCTACGTCTTCGCTCACAAAGGGATCTTCTTCATCAAAGGGACCGACTTTGTCAGTCACCTTGGTGGGGCCAACTTCTTCTTCGGCATCGAGCCGAATGCTTTTGGTGCCATCGGTGCCGTAGTTAACTTTGCGGTGGCCTTCGCGGTCAAAAACATGACCGAGCCGGTTCCAGCCGATATCGCTGCCATGGTTGAAGCCGTGCGTATCCCTCGCGGTTCAAAAGTTGTTGATGGTACACACTAAGTCCTAGGCTTTAATCCTGATCGGGTTTTATGACCCAACCAACCCCGTCAGTCGTGACTGACGGGGTTTTTTAACAAATTACTGCTTGCCCACGCATGACCATCTCAGGTAAAACCAGTATCTGTTTGCCAAGGGCAACCCGCCCATTTTCAGCTTCAACAGGAGACCTTAATGGTTTTTGATATCAGTATTGCAATCACATGGATTCTCTTTCTGGCCCTCTTCCCCATGGCATTTATCTGGCTGCGCCGTGCGTGGCGAATTTTTATCCAAAAAGATTATTCTGAAGTTGCCCTCAAGCGAGGCTCAGCTCCGCCAAACCCAAAGAAATGGGCCCCCTATACCGGGCTGACCAACCTGGTCGCCGGAGGGGTTGCACTCACGGCAATCCTGGGCGTAGGAGCAGCCATCTTCCCTTATAAGACCTGGAGCGCCATGGCCGGGATAACCCTCTGGGGGAAGATTATCGCGGACTTCATCATCAGTCGCCAGGCTCACCCCTTCACCTCCCCCGTCATGAAAAAGAAACAACCCAAGGGTTAGCCCTGGGGGAAAATTTAATTTATCCTCCCTGTGCCTGATCGATACTTTTTTGATATCATTCAGTTTTAGCAAAATTAATACAAATCGACCTTCGCGATAATAGATCCTCTTCGCTAAGTCGAATATGTTTTCAGCCAGACAAGGGGAATGGCAATGGGACTCAGAAGAACTCTGCGCGATACAGAACCCTTCAATCTGCTCCCTGAAGACAGCTTTAATACTTTAAGCCTGGTTGCAGTCAGCAAAAAATATCCACCGCACACTCACATAATCAGTCAACACGACTCTCCAACCGGCTTTCTCTATGTTATCAGCAAGGGGCTGGTTGAGATCGTCGCGCTCACGCCCGGCGGCTCCGAGATGGTTGTCGACTATCGCCGAGAGGGTTCATTCTTCGGCAGTACTCCGGTTTTCACCAATGAACCCTATACCGCCGGCGCCCGAACGGTTCAGGAAACAGAATGTTTTCTGATCCCGTCCCAGGCCCTGACACAAGTCGCAAACCAGTACCCTCACATCACTGAATATTTTACTAAAGCAATCTTTTCCCGTGTCCGCCGCCTCTATTCAGACATCGTTCGCGATTATGGGGGGAAGGCATTGACGCAGATGGAGGCGTACCCTTTTCAGAAGCGCCTCTCTGAAATCATGTCAGCCCCGGTCGAAATCTGTAACTCAACCGCCTCGGTCAAAAGTATCGCCAAACAGATGGCTGCACACAGCATCGGCGCTATCTTGGTCAGTGATGCTCAGGATGAAATTAAAGGGATCATCACGGAGCACGATCTGGTGAGCAAGGTTCTGGCGAGTGAACATGTTGATTGCCAACAACCGACTGCAGCGGACGTCATGACTCCCCGCCCTTTCACCATGTCCTCTGAAACCTATATGTATGAAGCGACCAGCTTCATGATAGCCCACAAAATTAAACACATGCCGATTGTCGACGCAGAGAAAATTGTCGGAATCGTTTCATTGCGTGATTTGATGCGCTACCGCAGCCAAAAATCAATGTTGCTGGTCGGCAGCATAAAAGAAGCAACGACCATCGCCGAGCTGTCAACAGCCCGAACCGAAGTGGTTAAGGTCGCGCGGGCGCTCTTGAGCGAATCCCGGTCCCCGATTGAGACCATGGAGATTCTTTCCTACATACATCACTG
Above is a genomic segment from Geopsychrobacter electrodiphilus DSM 16401 containing:
- a CDS encoding putative nucleotidyltransferase substrate binding domain-containing protein → MGLRRTLRDTEPFNLLPEDSFNTLSLVAVSKKYPPHTHIISQHDSPTGFLYVISKGLVEIVALTPGGSEMVVDYRREGSFFGSTPVFTNEPYTAGARTVQETECFLIPSQALTQVANQYPHITEYFTKAIFSRVRRLYSDIVRDYGGKALTQMEAYPFQKRLSEIMSAPVEICNSTASVKSIAKQMAAHSIGAILVSDAQDEIKGIITEHDLVSKVLASEHVDCQQPTAADVMTPRPFTMSSETYMYEATSFMIAHKIKHMPIVDAEKIVGIVSLRDLMRYRSQKSMLLVGSIKEATTIAELSTARTEVVKVARALLSESRSPIETMEILSYIHHCILKKGYDLALEGLLSEGVTPPKIKFCFIIMGSGGRKEMLLGPDQDNGFIYQDYPDDQHEMVENFFNWFGEKLADAYETIGYPRCNGGVMGSNPFWRGRLKDWKWRVSDWINNPEPKKVMYSTIFFDFMPLAGDSVLCEELRDIVYQQIREFPLFLYHMMEQDFKHKVPLGLLGRFSVERNKEHKGMLSLKQAGSVFIVDCIRMYLLENQLDASTTIERLKCLVEARVFNPDTAEHIKAAFEAFTFLRLRNEINLIEQGKPPSHYLNPYDLTKNEQDLLKEGFRAASKLQDSARRHFNVG
- a CDS encoding (deoxy)nucleoside triphosphate pyrophosphohydrolase codes for the protein MSPEKSIVRPVFLSQAVAAGHKKIMIKSMTHNLSPLLVSAAIIIVDGKVLITRRPEEKPHGGFWEFPGGKIEPGESPASALQREIFEELGLQIEVKQIFDALYHVYSWGSVLILAYHCQILGGTPRNIEVSEHRWVSLLDLHLFKLLPADAPLVKKLQHLS
- the ubiE gene encoding bifunctional demethylmenaquinone methyltransferase/2-methoxy-6-polyprenyl-1,4-benzoquinol methylase UbiE, which encodes MFELSDKGRGVRKMFDTIAPRYDLLNRLLSFGIDRRWRRFAVSQLHIPVDGRVLDIATGTCDVALEIAANTDASVRIVGEDFTQGMLVHGQKKLNQSNLGKRIMLVNAPCEAIPHPNCSFDAITIAFGIRNVVEREQGLREMLRVLKPGGRAVILEFSNPRSRMFRRLYYFYFRHLLPTIGGLFSQRSAYQYLPDSVLEFPSQENFSAMMTSAGFVDSTFIDLTFGIATVYIGDKA
- a CDS encoding sodium:solute symporter family protein, which encodes MSLQATTYLFVGLSFALYIGIAVWARAGSTKEFYAAGGNVHPVMNGMATGADWMSAASFISMAGLISNMGYGGALFLMGWTGGYVLLAMLLAPYLRKFGKFTVPQFFGTRYYSKGASTVAVFCLLAASLTYIIGQMTGVGVAFSRFLGVSNSTGIYIGMAIVFCYAVFGGMKGITYTQVAQYCVLILAYTVPAIFISLQLTGNPIPQLGLGSDMVGSSVSLLHKLDLISTDLGFAQYTTHIRISMLNTFVYTVSLMIGTAGLPHVIMRFFTVPSVKDARSSAGWALVFIAILYTTAPAVAAMARMNLLKTVNPTIMTNGDVFAPDAQIEHAKRPDWMTRWEVTGLLKFKDLNGDGRIQYYNDKNTDPAFQAKVAAAGWKGSELSVNQDIIVLANPEIALLPNWVIALVAAGGLAAALSTAAGLLLAISSAISHDLLKEKFMPDLTEKGELMAGKISMAVAIVVAGLLGLHPPGFAAGTVAIAFGLAASSIFPALMMGIFSKTMNKHGAIAGMIAGIGVTMFYVFAHKGIFFIKGTDFVSHLGGANFFFGIEPNAFGAIGAVVNFAVAFAVKNMTEPVPADIAAMVEAVRIPRGSKVVDGTH
- a CDS encoding IclR family transcriptional regulator, with translation MPPRQKESYSIQSVDNALDVLEALCEEGEEVRISQLSERLGMNKTSIFRLLATFENRGYVEKEPRSGKYKLGISAYEMGQKFLSCMGLLRNAKPVIERLARECNEALYLAVPRGNEILMLDMVDTLQQVKIIPLVGNRYPVTTVSAGLVILANSEAHRRNCNCEELSAISVTLPEILKNGGYIDRGVMGEGITSLSVPIIDAQGNVPGSLCMVGPEFRLTPKKIKETYLPQLIEAGVVISSKLGYVGHFISKDSYR
- a CDS encoding DUF4212 domain-containing protein encodes the protein MQHDSAGYWKATLGLIRNVLIVWFVVSYGFGILLAPALNSIHIGGYPLGFWFAQQGSMYVFVALIFIYAKLMGNIDKKFDVHED